A window from Candidatus Zixiibacteriota bacterium encodes these proteins:
- a CDS encoding pilus assembly protein TadG-related protein, translating to MIMVAVSMVALFAFAVLAIDMSLIQLAKNQLQNAADAAALAAAIEY from the coding sequence ATGATCATGGTCGCCGTCTCCATGGTGGCCCTCTTTGCCTTCGCGGTGCTTGCTATTGATATGTCGCTGATTCAGCTCGCCAAGAACCAGTTACAGAACGCCGCCGACGCCGCCGCGCTGGCCGCCGCGATTGAGTATG